A single window of Neospora caninum Liverpool complete genome, chromosome XII DNA harbors:
- a CDS encoding Family T1, proteasome beta subunit, threonine peptidase, related, whose amino-acid sequence MAYVADLSFLSDPLRLVRGEQSALCDDDETTRQELMQMLDTGKRLHFALPHVQNPGAFACSLFKSPSTITSIDFSAVRGFCPPSAQTGSPAMAMKKGTTTLGFVFKGGIILAVDSRASMGTYISSQSVVKVIEISDIILGTMAGGAADCSYWERHMWLLCKLFKLRNGEPIPVAAASNMLANIFFHWRGYGLCCGTMIAGWNEKEEKPELYFVDDKATRLKGDLFSCGSGSTYAYGVLDNEYKWDMTDEEAVELGKRAIYQAAHRDGGSGGVVRVFHIHRGGWTKVIPGMDVSELHYEYAAKKGMPGHEL is encoded by the exons ATGGCGTACGTCGCAGacctttccttcctctcggaTCCTTTGCGCCTCGTCCGCGGAGAGCAGTCGGCTCTGTGCGATGACGACGAGACCACCCGGCAAGAATTGATGCAGATGCTCGACACTGGCAAGCGGCTTCACTTTGCTCTGCCGCATGTGCAGAAT CCGGGTGCcttcgcatgcagtctgTTCAAATCCCCGTCGACGATCACGTCCATCGACTTCTCCGCAGTCCGCGGCTTCTGCCCTCCCTCGGCTCAGACAGGAAGCCCCGCGATGGCCatgaagaagggaacgacAACTCTCGGATTCGTCTTCAAG GGTGGTATCATTCTCGCCGTGGACAGCAGAGCGTCGATGGGAACGTACATCAGCAGTCAGAGCGTGGTGAAAGTCATCGAAATTTCCGACATTATTCTCG GTACGATggccggaggcgccgcggacTGCAGCTACTGGGAGCGGCACATGTGGCTGTTGTGCAAATTGTTTAAGCTTCGAAATGGA gaacCCAtccccgtcgccgctgcttcgAACATGCTTGCAAACATCTTCTTCCACTGGAGAGGCTATGGACTGTGCTGTG GCACCATGATTGCAGGatggaacgagaaggaagagaaacctGAGCTGTACTTTGTCGACGACAAGGCCACGCG ACTCAAGGGCGATCTTTTCTCTTGCGGAAGTGGAAGCACGTATGCGTACGGAGTTCTCGACAACGAGTACAAGTG GGACATGACCGACGAGGAGGCTGTGGAGCTCGGCAAGCGGGCGATCTACCAAGCTGCGCACAGAGATGGAGGCTCTGGAGGCGTTGTCCGAG TGTTCCACATCCATCGCGGTGGGTGGACGAAGGTGATCCCCGGCATGGACGTCAGTGAATTGCACTACGAGTACGCAGCCAAGAAAG GCATGCCCGGCCACGAGTTGTAA